From a region of the Bacillus oleivorans genome:
- a CDS encoding GNAT family N-acetyltransferase yields MEHHKTIYSKELNTPNGTLMIQGPVSAEELATYQFHDDLTSFRPASQQHKALVEIAALPEGRIIIARKEQVVIGYVTYLYPDPLERWSEGKMEDLIELGAIEVIPLFRGNSVAKTLLQVSMMDDAMEDYIIITTEYYWHWDLKGTGLNVWEYRKVMEKMMNAGGLVWFATDDPEISSHPANCLMARIGSRVPPESVEKFDQLRFKNRFMY; encoded by the coding sequence ATGGAACATCATAAGACCATTTATTCGAAAGAACTGAATACTCCAAATGGAACTCTCATGATACAAGGTCCCGTTTCTGCTGAGGAACTGGCAACCTATCAATTTCATGATGACTTAACTTCATTTAGGCCAGCCTCTCAGCAGCACAAAGCATTAGTTGAAATAGCCGCTCTTCCTGAAGGCAGAATTATTATTGCAAGAAAGGAACAGGTTGTGATTGGATATGTTACATACCTTTATCCTGATCCACTTGAGCGTTGGTCTGAAGGAAAAATGGAGGATTTAATTGAATTAGGGGCAATTGAGGTCATCCCGCTTTTCCGCGGAAACTCAGTTGCCAAAACGCTTTTACAAGTTTCGATGATGGACGATGCAATGGAGGACTATATTATCATAACAACCGAGTATTACTGGCATTGGGACTTAAAGGGAACGGGCCTCAACGTTTGGGAATATAGAAAAGTAATGGAAAAAATGATGAATGCAGGCGGACTCGTATGGTTTGCGACGGATGACCCTGAGATTAGTTCACATCCTGCCAACTGTCTGATGGCTAGAATTGGTTCAAGAGTACCGCCTGAATCCGTTGAAAAATTTGATCAGCTTCGATTTAAAAATCGTTTTATGTACTAA
- the acsA gene encoding acetate--CoA ligase — MKLEALPAVSGKYNLESYENAVESFDWKEVEKNFSWYETGKVNLAYEAIDRHAESFRKNKVALYYKDSERNEKYTFKEMQELSNQAANVLKTYGNVGKGDRVFVFMPRSPELYFSVLGIIKLGAIVGPLFEAFMEGAVRDRLEDSGAKVLITTPELLGRVPVNELPALEKVFLVGSNIEEDDTYINLIAKLNEANKDFEIEWVDRNDGLILHYTSGSTGKPKGVLHVHNAMIQHYQTAKWVLDLQEEDIYWCTADPGWVTGTSYGIFGPWLTGTTNVIVGGRFSPESWYGAIEDLGVTVWYSAPTAFRMLMGAGDEVVKKFNLSKLRHIASVGEPLNPEVIRWGMKVFNMRIHDTWWMTETGAQLICNYPCMEIRPGSMGKPLPGVKAAIVDDQGNELPPNRMGNLAIKKGWPSMMKTIWNNEAKYQSYFLTGDWYVSGDSAYMDEDGYFWFQGRIDDVIMTSGERVGPFEVESKLVEHPAVAEAGVIGKPDPVRGEIIKAFIALRAGYEPSEELIEEIRQFVKKGLAAHAAPREIEFKEKLPKTRSGKIMRRVLKAWELDLPAGDLSTMED, encoded by the coding sequence ATGAAATTGGAAGCGCTCCCAGCAGTAAGTGGCAAATACAATCTAGAAAGTTATGAAAACGCTGTTGAAAGCTTTGATTGGAAAGAAGTTGAAAAAAATTTTAGCTGGTATGAAACTGGGAAGGTAAATCTTGCCTATGAAGCTATCGACCGCCATGCAGAATCCTTCAGAAAAAATAAAGTTGCCCTCTACTATAAAGATTCAGAAAGAAATGAAAAATATACCTTTAAAGAAATGCAAGAGTTATCGAACCAGGCTGCCAATGTATTGAAAACATATGGAAATGTTGGAAAGGGAGATCGCGTCTTTGTTTTCATGCCTCGTTCTCCAGAACTCTATTTTTCTGTTCTCGGTATCATTAAGCTCGGTGCTATTGTCGGTCCGTTATTTGAGGCTTTTATGGAAGGAGCCGTTCGCGATCGATTAGAAGACAGTGGAGCGAAGGTTTTAATCACGACTCCAGAATTGCTTGGCCGTGTACCAGTTAATGAGCTTCCTGCACTGGAAAAGGTCTTCCTTGTAGGGTCCAACATTGAAGAAGACGACACTTATATTAATTTGATAGCAAAATTAAATGAAGCCAATAAGGACTTTGAGATTGAGTGGGTTGATCGTAATGACGGTCTCATCCTGCATTATACATCCGGTTCTACAGGAAAACCAAAGGGTGTTCTTCATGTCCATAATGCGATGATCCAACATTATCAAACTGCGAAATGGGTTCTTGATCTTCAAGAAGAGGATATTTACTGGTGTACAGCCGACCCAGGCTGGGTAACAGGAACGTCCTATGGAATTTTCGGTCCTTGGCTAACAGGAACTACAAATGTGATTGTAGGTGGCCGCTTTAGTCCTGAAAGCTGGTACGGAGCAATTGAAGATCTTGGTGTAACGGTTTGGTATAGTGCGCCAACAGCCTTTAGAATGTTGATGGGTGCTGGGGATGAAGTCGTTAAAAAGTTTAATCTTAGTAAACTCCGTCATATCGCTAGTGTTGGTGAGCCGTTAAACCCAGAAGTTATTCGCTGGGGAATGAAGGTATTCAACATGCGAATTCATGATACATGGTGGATGACAGAAACAGGAGCACAGCTGATTTGTAACTATCCTTGTATGGAAATCAGACCAGGATCAATGGGTAAACCTCTTCCAGGCGTAAAGGCTGCAATTGTCGATGATCAGGGAAATGAACTTCCTCCAAACAGAATGGGGAATCTGGCTATTAAAAAAGGCTGGCCTTCGATGATGAAAACAATTTGGAACAACGAAGCAAAATATCAATCTTATTTCTTAACTGGCGATTGGTATGTTTCCGGAGATTCAGCCTACATGGATGAGGACGGTTATTTCTGGTTCCAGGGCCGTATCGATGATGTAATCATGACATCGGGAGAAAGAGTAGGGCCATTTGAAGTAGAAAGTAAACTAGTTGAGCATCCAGCCGTTGCTGAAGCTGGTGTGATTGGGAAGCCTGACCCTGTTCGCGGTGAAATTATTAAAGCCTTCATTGCCCTTCGTGCTGGATATGAACCATCAGAAGAATTAATTGAAGAGATCAGACAGTTTGTTAAAAAAGGTCTTGCTGCCCATGCAGCTCCTCGTGAAATTGAATTTAAAGAAAAGCTTCCGAAGACAAGAAGCGGTAAAATTATGCGTCGCGTTCTTAAAGCCTGGGAATTAGATCTCCCGGCTGGTGACTTGTCCACAATGGAAGATTAA